The stretch of DNA CAAAGGTAACCCCTGGATAGCCGTGGCTTGTGAAGGCATTGGTGCCAGCCTGTGGTGGCCCAACAAAGATCACCTCTCTGATGAGCCTGACAGCGCCAGGATAACCATAGCCGTTCCGGACACGCTGGTGGCTGTTTCCAATGGTCGGCTCCAGCAGCTATCCTACAAAGAGGGATGGGCCTATTACACATGGAAAGTATCGTACCCGATCAATAACTATAACATCACACTCAATGTGGGTAAGTATGTGGATTTCACCGATACTTTTGTGCATAACGGTGAGGTACTGGACCTGCACTACTACATAATGTCTTACAACAAAGAAAAAGCCCGCGAGCATTTTGCACAGGTAAAACCGATGCTTCGCTGCTTTACCCGTTACCTGGGGCCCTATCCATTCGTGCGGGATGGATTTAAGCTGGTGGAAACCCCCTATCTGGGTATGGAGCATCAATCGTGCATTGCCTACGGAAATAACTACCAAACCGGTTATGCCGGCAAGGACTATTCAGGGATAGGGCTGGATTTTGATTATATCATCATTCATGAAAGCGGGCATGAATGGTGGGGAAATGCCGTAAGCTGCAGTGACCTGGCTGATTTATGGATTCATGAAGGCTTCTGCACCTATTCAGAAGCCCTGTATGTGGAATGCCTTCATGGTTATGCAACAGCTCTGGCTTACCTGAATCATAAAAAGAAGTACGTGCGCAACGAGAGCCCTATTATCGGAGTGTATCAGCTTAACCGCGAAGGCTCTCTTGACATGTATAACAAAGGCGCTCTGATATTGCATACGCTGCGCAGTGTGATCGGTAATGATAGTATCTGGTTTTCGCTGCTGCATGCCCTTGTGGATGCTTTCAGCTACAAAACCTGCAGCTCAGCTGAAATAGAAGACTTTATCAGCACCTATACAGGTATACCCCTGGATGCTTT from Chitinophagales bacterium encodes:
- a CDS encoding peptidase M1 is translated as MPPRLLLFFLLTLTFKRSSAQHVSSLTFTRADTLRGALTPLRSCYDVTFYDLSVQVFPDSQFIRGTVVIHFIATENFRKMQIDLFDNMQIHRIRWMNDTASWERMDNAVFVHLPQEALQGQIYTLQITYSGKPLIARLPPWDGGFIWTTDNKGNPWIAVACEGIGASLWWPNKDHLSDEPDSARITIAVPDTLVAVSNGRLQQLSYKEGWAYYTWKVSYPINNYNITLNVGKYVDFTDTFVHNGEVLDLHYYIMSYNKEKAREHFAQVKPMLRCFTRYLGPYPFVRDGFKLVETPYLGMEHQSCIAYGNNYQTGYAGKDYSGIGLDFDYIIIHESGHEWWGNAVSCSDLADLWIHEGFCTYSEALYVECLHGYATALAYLNHKKKYVRNESPIIGVYQLNREGSLDMYNKGALILHTLRSVIGNDSIWFSLLHALVDAFSYKTCSSAEIEDFISTYTGIPLDAFFDQYLRHASLPVFTYQLKKKTLRYRWSTEVSSFNMPVMVTVAPDSMARIYPTTQWQEMPLKLQKKHAFKIADDLFYIGVQRVP